The following is a genomic window from Antricoccus suffuscus.
TGTGGTCATCACATCGCCGCCGATGCGCGTACGTCGTCGCGCAGTAGTTCCCATATGCGATAGCGCATTTCGCCAAACTCTGGCGTGCGCTCCAGCTCCATGGTCCGCGGCCTCGGGAAGTCGACCTGAATGTCTTCTTTGATCCTGCCCGGCCGCGCAGACATCACCACGACCCGATCGCCGAGCAAGATCGCCTCTTCGATGCCGTGGGTGACCATGACGACCGTCTTACGTTCGGCTTCCCAGAGCTTGACCAATTCTTCCTGCATCAGCAGGCGGGTCTGCGCATCGAGCGCGCCGAGCGGCTCATCCATCAGCAGCACCGGCGAACCGGTGGCAAACGCGCGTGCGATGGCGATCCGTTGTCGCATCCCACCAGAAAGCTCATGCGGGTAGGACTTCTCGAAGCTGCTCAGCCCAACCCGGGCAATCCACTCCCGGGACCTCTCGGTGCGCTCGTTGCGGCGTACACCGCTCATCCGCAGACCGAAGGCGACGTTGTCGAGCACGTTGACCCATGGAAAGACACCGTGCTCCTGAAATACAAATGCGGCAGGGATCTTATGGCTTGAATCCTGCAGCGCGACCGTCCCAGACGTCGGTTTCTCGAGGCCCCCGAGAATCCGCAGGAGCGTGGACTTGCCGCAGCCGGACGGGCCCACGACGCACGTGAACGAGCCCTCCTCAACCTGCAGGGAGACATCTTCCAAGGCCCACACCGGTTCCTTGCCGGCGAAGAAGACTTTGGAGACGCCGGTAGCGCCAACGGCTGGTGACGTGGCTGTAGTCATGACGAAGGGCCTCCTCGGCACCGTCGTACGGCGCCCCAATGAACCTTTGCACGATACTCATGCGGACGGTCGTGCACCAAATCCGGGCGCGGTAAGATTCACCACAAGCCGGAAGGGCGTCCTACATGTTGAGACATCAGCCTGGTCTGCCGCACTCGCTCGGTGGCGTGATCGTGCTGGCCGGCGGGAAGAGTTCGCGGCTCGGCGGCTTACACAAGCCTGCGCTCCCCCTGGCTGGTCAATCCCTCCTCGGGCATCTGCTGACCGCGCTTGACGGGCTGCCCACGATTATCGTGGGCCTATCTGACGGGATATCCGATGAGCAGATCGCACGGGTCACGCTCGCCCGCGAAGACCCGCCCGGTGGAGGACCTGTCGCCGCGATTGCCGCGGGCGCGCGCCACCTAGCGCCCGATACAGAGCTCGTCGCGATCGTCGCGGCGGACATGCCTTTCCTTACGCGGGGGCACTTCGACCGACTAGTCGGCGTACTTGGCGATCACGACGTAGCCGTACCGGTCGCGCGGGATCGGCAGCAGTGGCTGGCCTCGGTGTGGAAGGTGGCCGCCCTGCGGCGGGCGCTGATCGTGATCGGCGACCCGCTCAACCAGAGCGTGCGCAACCTCGCCGCGCTTCTCGACGTACGGTTCCTTGGTATTACCGACGCCGACGAGCTGCGTCAACTCTTGGACATTGACACGCCCGACGACCTCAACAACGCACGGAGGATGAGCGACGATGGCTGACGACGACATCATGGACGCGCTGAGCGCTTGGGCCGACAAGGTTGCCGCTGACTTGAAGATCGACCCACCGACCGCCGAACAGATCAATCAACTGCTTGGTGTTGCGGGCGTCGCCGCCCACGAGGTCCTCCGGCCCGCGGCGCCGATCACGACGTTCTTGGCCGGCTATGCGCTTGGCGCAGACCCGTCGCTGTCACTGGAATCGGTGGTCGCCACGATCACTCGCCTCGCCAAGGAGCGGGAAAGCTAGGAGGCGAGGATCGCAACGTCGGGTTTGCCTACTTCTGCCCGTGCACGGTGAGAACTGTCTCGAGTGCGACCTCGATCATGTCGCTGAAGGACTGCTCGCGCTCCTGCGAACTGGTGGCCTCGCCGGTGATCACGTGGTCCGAGACGGTGCAGATCGCCAACGCCTTCCGGCCGTACTTAGCGGCGAGTGTGTAAAGCGCGGCGGCTTCCATCTCGACCGCGAGGACGCCGTACTCGGTGAGGCGGGTCGTGAGCTCGGCTCGATCGTTGTAGAACGAGTCGGAGGACAGAATATTGCCGACGTGCGTTGGCATCTTGTTGGCGGCGGCGACGTCGTACGCCGTGCGCAGCAGCTCGAAGTCGGCGATCGGAGCGAAGTCGACGCCCTCGAAACGCAACCGGTTCATGCCCGAGTCGGTGCAAGCGCCCGAAGCAAGGATCACGTCGCGCAGCTTTACGTCGGTGTTGAGCGCGCCGCACGAGCCGACCCGCACGATCGTCTGTACGCCGAAGTCGTTGAACAACTCGGTGCCGTAGATAGCGAAAGACGGCATACCCATGCCCGAACCCTGCACCGATACCTCAAGGCCCTTGTAAGTGCCCGTGTAACCGAACATGTTGCGCACATCGCTGTAGAGCTTGGCGTCTTCCAGGTAGTGCTCGGCGATCCACTTGGCACGCAGCGGGTCGCCGGGCATAAGGACGTAAGGGGCGATCTGGCCGGAATCGGCACCGATATGAATACTCATGCGCCTCAGGGTACTGGCCGGGCGCAGCCAATACTCGATGCCGCGATCAGGTCCGGTCAGTTCGTGCGCACTAGCTCGAACGAATAGACCCCCTCGATGAAGTACGTCCGCGAGTACATCAGCAGTCGATGCTCGCGGTCGTAGTGCAGCTGGTCGAGCAGCACGAACAGTCGATGTTTCGCGGCCCCCGGACCCCACGCAATGTGATTGGACTCGACCGCGTGCACCTGTGCGAGGCCAAGTGTCGGATGTATGCCCAGCTCGTCCTCGAAGTACCGGAAAATCGAACCTTCGAGCTGCCCGGCCTGAAACTTGCCCGGGAACAGGGTCGCTGGAATCAGGTCAAACGAGTAGGCAACGACGTCGCCGTCCGCCGTGATCCGGCGGCGGAGCTCGACGACATCGGTCTCGGAGGAGACACCCATTCGCTTAGCCTCGTCGGGCAAAACGCCGCGAGTTGTCTGACGACCGTACTCGTGGCCGGGATTCTTGCCGCTCGCGCGGATCGAGTCGGAGATCGACCCCATCTTCTCCAAGCCGTCATGGACGGTCGGTCGCAGGCGCACGAATGTGCCGGCCCCCTGCTGCGTCCAGACGAGTCCGAGCACGTCGAGCTCTTTGATCGCACTGCGCACAGTTGCCCGCGATACGGCGAATCGCTCGCCCAGCGCGGCCTCGGTTGGCAATCTCTCGCCGGACGGATAGACGCCCGATCGGATCTCGGACTTGATCGTCTGGACGATTTCGTCCGCGAGCGTCGTTCGTGACCGTTTTGTCATGTGTCACATCTTGACCTGTTTTAATTTGTCTGACAACCTCGCACTGAACAAGTAACAAATTGCGAGTCATATGGCACAGCCACGTGACCCAGACGATTGAGGAGAAATCGAGCGAGTGCGCGCCATTGACTGGACCGATGGAACCACCGAACGACCGGGTCATATCCGGCTGCTAGACCAGTCGCTGCTCCCCCAGTCCGAGACGGTGCTCGAGATCGACACGGTGGACGACCTTATCGACGCGATCAAACGGCTTGCCGTACGCGGCGCTCCCGCGCTCGGCGTCGCCGGCGCGCTCGGTGTCGCGCTCGCCGTACAGAACCTCGACCCGGCCGAAGTCGACAAGGCGATCGACAAGCTACGCGTCGCGCGGCCCACCGCTGTCAATCTGGCGCTCGGCGTCGACCTCGCGCGTGCCGCGCGTCCAGACGGCGCCGCGGCGGTGTTGGCTGCCGCTCTCAAGGTCCGCGACGACGACATCGCCGCATCATCGGCAATGGCCAAGCACGGCGCTGCGCTACTAGGCGAAATCCTCTCGGACTCCGCGGCGAGCAGTGCACGACTCATGACCATTTGCAATACCGGCGGACTCGCCGCCGTCGAGCGCGGAACCGCGTTGGGCGTCGTACAAGAGATGCACTTGACTGGGCGGCTGAAGCAAGCCATCGCGCTCGAGACGAGGCCGCTGCTGCAAGGGTCCCGGCTCACCGCCTGGGAGTTACTGCAGATGGGTGCGCCGTTCGACCTGATCGTCGACTCTGCGGCGGCCTCGATACTCGCCGCAGGCGGCGCGGACGCCGTCCTGGTCGGTGCGGACCGGATCGCCGCAAACGGCGACACAGCCAACAAGATTGGCACCTTCGCACTCGCACTGGCCGCCGACTACGCAGGCGTGCCATTTATCGTCGTTGCCCCGGAGTCGACCGTGGACACCCAGACCGCCTCCGGCGCGGAGATCGACATCGAGGACCGCGGCAGCACCGAGGTGGCCGAGATTCGGGGCATGCGACTCGCGCCCGAAGGCATCGCGGCGGCCAATCCGGCTTTCGACGTCACGCCAGCGAAATTGATCACCGCCATCGTGACCGACAAACGAGTGATCCGGCCCGACCGCGGCGACCGACCCGATCAGCCGCTCTAACAGCACCAACAATTCGACAACGACACATCCCAACCGCAGATCGCCGCTAGGCGAGAAAGAGGCCCATTATGAAGTGGAAGCACGCGTCAGTCGCCGTGCTCGCGTCAGTCGCACTCGTGCTGACTGGCTGCTCACAGAGCAGTAGCGACTCGGGATCCTCCAGTTCCAAATCCGCGGCCGCGCCGAGCGCGGATAACAGCTTTACCCTCCCGAGCGCCGCGCCCTCCGGTTTCAAGCCTGGACTCAAGATCGCGCTCGTGCGTCAGTCGGGCGTGGGTGACTATTTCGAGCAGTGGGGCAACGGCGCCACCGCTCAGATCCAGGCCGCCGGCGGGACCGTCGACACGTACGACGCCCATGGTGACAACGGCAAGCAAGTCTCGATGTTGGGCGATGCGATCAACAGCAAGCCCG
Proteins encoded in this region:
- a CDS encoding ABC transporter ATP-binding protein, which encodes MTTATSPAVGATGVSKVFFAGKEPVWALEDVSLQVEEGSFTCVVGPSGCGKSTLLRILGGLEKPTSGTVALQDSSHKIPAAFVFQEHGVFPWVNVLDNVAFGLRMSGVRRNERTERSREWIARVGLSSFEKSYPHELSGGMRQRIAIARAFATGSPVLLMDEPLGALDAQTRLLMQEELVKLWEAERKTVVMVTHGIEEAILLGDRVVVMSARPGRIKEDIQVDFPRPRTMELERTPEFGEMRYRIWELLRDDVRASAAM
- the mobA gene encoding molybdenum cofactor guanylyltransferase: MLRHQPGLPHSLGGVIVLAGGKSSRLGGLHKPALPLAGQSLLGHLLTALDGLPTIIVGLSDGISDEQIARVTLAREDPPGGGPVAAIAAGARHLAPDTELVAIVAADMPFLTRGHFDRLVGVLGDHDVAVPVARDRQQWLASVWKVAALRRALIVIGDPLNQSVRNLAALLDVRFLGITDADELRQLLDIDTPDDLNNARRMSDDG
- a CDS encoding DUF6457 domain-containing protein; this translates as MADDDIMDALSAWADKVAADLKIDPPTAEQINQLLGVAGVAAHEVLRPAAPITTFLAGYALGADPSLSLESVVATITRLAKERES
- the deoD gene encoding purine-nucleoside phosphorylase gives rise to the protein MSIHIGADSGQIAPYVLMPGDPLRAKWIAEHYLEDAKLYSDVRNMFGYTGTYKGLEVSVQGSGMGMPSFAIYGTELFNDFGVQTIVRVGSCGALNTDVKLRDVILASGACTDSGMNRLRFEGVDFAPIADFELLRTAYDVAAANKMPTHVGNILSSDSFYNDRAELTTRLTEYGVLAVEMEAAALYTLAAKYGRKALAICTVSDHVITGEATSSQEREQSFSDMIEVALETVLTVHGQK
- a CDS encoding GntR family transcriptional regulator codes for the protein MTKRSRTTLADEIVQTIKSEIRSGVYPSGERLPTEAALGERFAVSRATVRSAIKELDVLGLVWTQQGAGTFVRLRPTVHDGLEKMGSISDSIRASGKNPGHEYGRQTTRGVLPDEAKRMGVSSETDVVELRRRITADGDVVAYSFDLIPATLFPGKFQAGQLEGSIFRYFEDELGIHPTLGLAQVHAVESNHIAWGPGAAKHRLFVLLDQLHYDREHRLLMYSRTYFIEGVYSFELVRTN
- the mtnA gene encoding S-methyl-5-thioribose-1-phosphate isomerase; translated protein: MRAIDWTDGTTERPGHIRLLDQSLLPQSETVLEIDTVDDLIDAIKRLAVRGAPALGVAGALGVALAVQNLDPAEVDKAIDKLRVARPTAVNLALGVDLARAARPDGAAAVLAAALKVRDDDIAASSAMAKHGAALLGEILSDSAASSARLMTICNTGGLAAVERGTALGVVQEMHLTGRLKQAIALETRPLLQGSRLTAWELLQMGAPFDLIVDSAAASILAAGGADAVLVGADRIAANGDTANKIGTFALALAADYAGVPFIVVAPESTVDTQTASGAEIDIEDRGSTEVAEIRGMRLAPEGIAAANPAFDVTPAKLITAIVTDKRVIRPDRGDRPDQPL